In Quercus lobata isolate SW786 chromosome 12, ValleyOak3.0 Primary Assembly, whole genome shotgun sequence, a genomic segment contains:
- the LOC115970412 gene encoding toll/interleukin-1 receptor-like protein, which produces MDEIRLTTFQNIVLPNLDQLSLVILVVLLYLTAAASFRREEEEEEKEKKESKWKYDVFISFRGEIRCGFSDHLLAALKGESIRTFRDDENLPKGEVIRPELLKAIRTSRIAIVVFSKNYATSDWCLNELVEILSCKRRLNQKVLPIFLRVPPCDVREQKGKFGKPLPQADERKMKRWKTALTKAGALAGLELKPNRREALFVKDIVMHVSEMLNEISAIAV; this is translated from the exons ATGGATGAAATTAGGCTTACTACCTTCCAAAATATTGTATTACCGAATTTGGACCAATTGTCCCTCGTTATTTTAGTTGTACTACTTTATCTTACGGCTGCTGCTTCTTTTCGacgtgaagaagaagaagaagaaaaagaaaaaaaagaaagcaaatggaaaTATGATGTTTTCATTAGTTTTCGCGGCGAGATCCGGTGTGGATTTAGCGACCATCTTCTTGCTGCATTGAAAGGAGAAAGCATCCGCACGTTTAGAGATGACGAGAACCTCCCGAAAGGGGAAGTGATTAGACCTGAGCTGCTGAAGGCAATCAGGACATCAAGGATTGCAATTGTGGTATTTTCCAAAAACTATGCTACTTCCGATTGGTGCCTCAACGAGCTGGTGGAGATCTTGAGTTGCAAAAGGAGGTTGAATCAAAAGGTTCTTCCTATTTTCCTCCGTGTGCCTCCGTGTGATGTGCGAGAGCAGAAGGGGAAATTCGGCAAACCACTTCCACAAGCCGAtgaaaggaagatgaagagatgGAAGACTGCTTTGACTAAGGCTGGAGCATTGGCAGGCTTGGAGTTGAAACCAAATCG ACGTGAAGCACTCTTTGTAAAGGATATTGTTATGCACGTTTCGGAAATGCTAAATGAGATATCCGCTATTGCTGTCTGA